The following coding sequences lie in one Xyrauchen texanus isolate HMW12.3.18 chromosome 25, RBS_HiC_50CHRs, whole genome shotgun sequence genomic window:
- the cntrob gene encoding centrobin → MARFQARKLRGSEMSDNGVLSDVKPLPPSPPLHHSWPSSLSALTSSRQVTAHLYSSLQHSREQEVKGHTAARQVSFAHSSPDLTTVRMTAATPPLLPHSLEESQEVDCSLDSSSCGVIGSGVEEVESEVESETDRMSNEMDLHLQNKLIKSAHLTSGRRHIEEMENVRTHLQSILRKTAAADTHEFGVPVSHHFLDDSQESDATSHLLSAGVSVGTMEDLFPLYSRLHVDTGRSASELQVLRESLERERSRRKVCEQQVASLQNKVLHLQQQLTLAVAADRKKDIMIEQLDKTLVKVVEGWKRHDQDRIEEMKRLQEEKETAETTHSKHREDLSRVELNLSKLQESLDKEQKHKQELHNTNKQLEQQLLELRLCVEKLQQEEQRLLRDADRERDKLNKLHTDTNNTHTQLQQHIQELQQQLTHTSQQLERERAQVKQEVSLREETDSRSQLLQEELDHTRRERDTLRVDRALEQTQFEAQKSQMEVEFRLSLEQQLNEKLSTIQEENTTHTTQLRQQHRKQLLDLSARHERDLSAQLDQFRTQLQEKEHKLQQLTHFYQNKLSEVQEELVSMAASKRRLETHREELVSRLQGMMRSHWAEALRLLANQEQMESVFSPVPQWEASKTSSTPQNAANSDTHLSGAQAVVLHLSREKERGMREDERESVLNYSSSFTPLEPVLDQTSLTALSDSSGLWVRPVFAGGGNGTEGKMKDTRINQNQDLNRSQCEPNQIRVNQILNPKQRQPPTETRANHSSSSDSGRGMTGASVVLYSSDSEKTPPIRDEAPASRTSGSSLSEDRQSELQFYVSKLLERSPGDPLEEPIREQHQAPHVTDLLHTHTSQQLQEILQSFSRSDEGGVHTLRSQLQQKADEHDKRERDVPPRVVPSRRSVGRRGASQRVWR, encoded by the exons ATGGCGCGTTTTCAAGCGAGGAAGCTGCGCGGAAG TGAGATGTCTGATAATGGTGTGCTCAGTGATGTAAAGCCTCTTCCTCCgtctcctcctcttcatcactCTTGGCCGTCTTCTCTCTCAGCATTGACTTCTTCTCGTCAGGTCACCGCACATCTCTACAGCTCACTACAGCACAGCCGAGAAcaagaggtcaaaggtcacaccGCCGCCAG aCAAGTGTCGTTCGCCCACTCGTCTCCTGACCTCACCACAGTCAGAATGACTGCAGCCACGCCCCCTCTCCTCCCTCATAGCCTGGAGGAGTCACAAGAGGTGGACTGCAGTCTAGACTCCTCTTCCTGTGGCGTGATTGGCTCTGGAGTGGAGGAGGTGGAGTCAGAGGTGGAGTCAGAGACAGATCGAATGTCTAATGAGATGGACCTTCATCTACAGAACAAGCTGATCAAATCAGCACATCTAACG agtggcAGGAGGCATATAGAGGAGATGGAGAATGTGAGAACTCATTTACAGTCAATACTGAGAAAAACAGCTGCTGCAGACACACACG AGTTTGGGGTTCCTGTGTCACATCACTTCCTGGATGATTCCCAGGAGAGTGACGCCACTTCACACCTGCTCAG tgcTGGTGTGTCTGTGGGCACGATGGAGGATTTGTTCCCGCTGTATTCTCGTCTGCATGTGGACACGGGTCGCTCTGCCTCTGAGCTGCAGGTGTTGAGAGAGAGTCTGGAGAGGGAGAGATCACGCCGGAAG gtgtgtgagcAACAGGTGGCGTCTCTGCAGAATAAAGTTCTTCACCTTCAGCAGCAGTTAACGCTTGCCGTCGCTGCTGACCGCAAGAAAGACATCATGATCGAACAACTCGACAAg acgcTGGTGAAGGTGGTGGAGGGATGGAAGAGACATGATCAGGACAGGATTGAGGAAATGAAACGCCTGCAGGAGGAGAAAGAGACAGCAGAGACAACACACAGCAAACACAGAGAG gatcTTTCTCGTGTGGAGCTGAATCTCTCTAAGTTACAGGAGTCTCTGgacaaagagcaaaaacacaagcAGGAGCTGCACAACACCAACAAACAACTG gagcAGCAGCTTTTGGAGCTGCGTTTGTGTGTGGAGAAACTCCAGCAAGAAGAACAGAGACTCCTCAGAGAtgccgacagagagagagacaaactcAACAAACTCCACACTGAcaccaacaacacacacacacaactacaacaacacatacaagaactacaacaacaacttacacacacatcacagcagctggagagagagaga gctcaggtgaaacaggaagtgtctctgcGTGAGGAGACTGACAGCAGGTCACAGCTGCTCCAGGAAGAGCTGGACCAcaccaggagagagagagacacactgaGAGTGGACCGAGCCCTGGagcag ACTCAGTTTGAAGCACAGAAGTCTCAGATGGAGGTGGAGTTTCGTCTGTCACTGgagcagcagctgaatgaaaaaCTTTCAACTATACAGGAGGAGAACACAACCCACACTACACAACTACGACAACAGCACAG gaaGCAGTTGTTGGATCTCAGTGCACGTCATGAGCGAGATCTGTCGGCTCAGCTGGATCAGTTCAGAACACAGTTACAGGAGAAAGAGCACAAACTACAGCAGCTCACACACTTCTACCAGAACAA ACTGTCAGAGGTGCAAGAGGAGCTGGTTTCCATGGCAGCGTCTAAACGCAGACTGGAGACGCACCGGGAAGAGCTTGTGTCCCGCCTGCAGGGAATGATGCGCTCTCATTGGGCAGAGGCTTTAAGATTGTTGGCCAATCAGGAGCAG atggagAGTGTTTTTTCTCCTGTTCCTCAGTGGGAAGCTTCCAAAACCTCCTCTACCCCTCAAAATGCTGCTAATAGTGACACACACCTGTCAG GTGCACAGGCTGTAGTTCTGCATCTGtccagagagaaggagagagggaTGAGAGaggacgagagagagagtgtgttgaaTTATAGTAGTTCATTCACACCGCTGGAACCTGTACTGGACCAGACGAGCCTGACAG ctCTCAGTGACAGCAGTGGATTGTGGGTGAGGCCTGTGTTTGCAGGAGGAGGAAACGGCACTGAGGGAAAGATGAAAGACACCCGAATAAACCAGAACCAGGATCTGAATCGCAGTCAGTGTGAACCGAATCAAATCAGAGTCAATCAGATTCTGAATCCGAAGCAAAGACAGCCCCCCACGGAGACACGAGCCAATCACAGCTCTAGCTCAGATAGTGGGCGGGGCATGACAGGAGCATCTGTAGTATTGTACAGTAGTGATTCAGAGAAGACTCCGCCCATCAGAGATGAAGCCCCGGCCAGCAGGACAAGCGGTTCCTCTTTAAGTGAAGACCGACAGAGTGAACTGCAGTTTTATGTGTcaaag CTACTGGAGCGTTCCCCTGGTGACCCACTGGAGGAGCCAATCAGAGAGCAGCATCAGGCTCCACATGTGACTGAcctcctgcacacacacacgtcacaaCAACTGCAGGAAATACTGCAGAGCTTCAGCAg gtctgATGAAGGTGGAGTTCACACACTGAGATCACAGCTGCAGCAGAAAGCAGATGAGCATGACAAGAGAGAG CGTGATGTTCCTCCTCGTGTGGTCCCGAGCAGGAGATCTGTAGGACGCAGAGGAGCATCTCAGAGAGTCTGGAGATGA